In one window of Streptomyces roseofulvus DNA:
- a CDS encoding MBL fold metallo-hydrolase, translating to MPVEVTWWGHATCTVEDSGVRFLTDPLFARRLAHLRRRRGAPPPPEAAVAEAVLVSHLHSDHLHLPSLARLAPGTRLVVPRGAPDAVPGLRRLAAAGLRLTEVAAGDEVTVEGVTVRAVPALHDGRRLPFGPHRSPALGYVVEGEARTYFAGDTGLFDAMAEEVGPVDVALLPVGGWGPYLGHGHLDAGRAAQALAALSPAAAVPVHYGTYWPIGLDGVRPHEFHAPGDEFVRQAARLAPKVAVHRLGHGERVRPEVAR from the coding sequence ATGCCGGTGGAGGTCACCTGGTGGGGGCACGCGACCTGCACGGTCGAGGACTCCGGGGTCCGGTTCCTCACCGACCCGCTGTTCGCGCGGCGCCTCGCGCACCTGCGCCGCCGCCGCGGCGCCCCGCCGCCCCCCGAGGCGGCCGTGGCGGAGGCGGTCCTCGTCTCCCATCTGCACTCCGACCACCTGCACCTGCCGTCGCTCGCCCGGCTCGCGCCGGGGACCCGGCTGGTGGTGCCGCGCGGCGCGCCCGACGCCGTGCCGGGGCTGCGCCGGCTGGCCGCGGCGGGGCTGCGGCTGACGGAGGTGGCGGCCGGCGACGAGGTGACGGTGGAGGGCGTGACGGTACGGGCGGTGCCGGCGCTGCACGACGGCCGGCGGCTGCCGTTCGGCCCGCACCGCTCCCCCGCGCTCGGGTACGTCGTCGAGGGCGAGGCCCGGACGTACTTCGCCGGCGACACCGGGCTGTTCGACGCCATGGCGGAGGAGGTCGGGCCGGTGGACGTGGCGCTGCTGCCGGTCGGCGGCTGGGGCCCGTACCTGGGGCACGGGCACCTGGACGCGGGCCGCGCGGCGCAGGCGCTGGCGGCGCTCTCCCCGGCGGCGGCGGTGCCGGTGCACTACGGCACCTACTGGCCGATCGGCCTGGACGGGGTCCGGCCGCACGAGTTCCACGCGCCGGGCGACGAGTTCGTGCGGCAGGCGGCCCGGCTCGCGCCGAAGGTGGCGGTGCACCGGCTGGGGCACGGCGAGCGGGTGCGGCCGGAGGTCGCCCGGTGA
- a CDS encoding phage holin family protein — protein sequence MGDGRRGGTDRWRTAGRTVVRVLTVWAVSTVTLLALAGLLPDFQLQSADGDSLTRTALTAASAAGAFGLLTALVWPLVVRALLLVPALVLGLLVFFLNGSLLLVALWLIPDGRGAADPETAVVVAAVMSAVASATSTALAVRDDEAYRRRLYRLTGRTRPRDPRTVPAPPPGTVFLQLDGVGHEVLRAAVADGLMPTVAGWLDAGHRLTPWRTDWSSQTGASQLGILHGTNEDVPAFRWYEKDTGRLMVSNRPASAVELQRRAVRRTGDGGLLTLDGASRGNLFSGGADQVALVLTVAARRGRRNRSRVGYFAYFSDPANAVRTAGSFVNEVVREVVQSVRARLRRETPRIRRGGTYPFVRAFATVIERDVVVAAVLGDMLAGRTAVYADLVAYDEVAHHSGPRGRDTDQVLRRLDRAVGLIARVAEHAPRPYRIVLLSDHGQSPGETFEGAYGLTLKDLVRAGCGLPVSRRVGRTRSGAEARDAARDALRSALHRPVETGEETERELPARTSEPVVLASGNLGLVSFPDVPHRMTKEEIDRRHPALLRTLAQHPGIGFLLVASAEHGAVVLAADGVEVPVAELADDGPLAVFGRGAADAVRRTNGFPHVADVMVNSMYDPATGTVHAFEEQIGSHGGLGGEQGHPFLLSPPELSPPVAEGEELVGAERVHRVLRRWLRETDGPQVPVDGVAGAPEISPSGAGAESVLPVEGRVLPDKNL from the coding sequence GTGGGCGACGGGCGAAGGGGCGGCACCGACCGCTGGCGCACCGCGGGGCGGACGGTCGTCCGGGTGCTCACCGTGTGGGCGGTCTCGACGGTCACGCTGCTCGCGCTCGCCGGACTGCTGCCCGACTTCCAGCTGCAGTCCGCCGACGGCGACAGCCTCACCCGTACGGCCCTCACCGCCGCGTCGGCGGCCGGCGCGTTCGGTCTGCTGACGGCGCTGGTCTGGCCGCTGGTGGTGCGCGCGCTGCTGCTCGTCCCGGCGCTCGTCCTCGGCCTGCTCGTCTTCTTCCTGAACGGCTCGCTGCTGCTCGTCGCGCTCTGGCTGATCCCGGACGGGCGGGGCGCCGCCGATCCGGAGACGGCGGTCGTGGTCGCGGCCGTGATGTCCGCGGTGGCGTCCGCGACGTCCACCGCGCTCGCCGTGCGGGACGACGAGGCGTACCGGCGGCGGCTCTACCGGCTCACCGGCCGCACCCGCCCCCGCGACCCCCGGACCGTCCCGGCGCCGCCGCCCGGCACGGTCTTCCTCCAGTTGGACGGCGTCGGCCACGAGGTGCTGCGGGCTGCCGTCGCCGACGGTCTCATGCCCACGGTGGCGGGCTGGCTGGACGCCGGGCACCGGCTCACCCCCTGGCGGACCGACTGGTCGAGCCAGACCGGCGCCAGCCAGCTCGGCATCCTGCACGGCACCAACGAGGACGTGCCGGCCTTCCGCTGGTACGAGAAGGACACCGGCCGCCTCATGGTGTCGAACCGGCCGGCGAGCGCGGTGGAGCTCCAGCGCCGGGCGGTCCGCCGCACCGGCGACGGCGGGCTGCTCACCCTGGACGGCGCCTCCCGGGGCAACCTCTTCAGCGGCGGCGCCGACCAGGTGGCGCTGGTCCTGACGGTGGCGGCGCGCCGGGGCCGCCGCAACCGCTCGCGGGTCGGCTACTTCGCGTACTTCTCCGACCCGGCCAACGCCGTGCGCACCGCCGGCTCCTTCGTCAACGAGGTGGTGCGCGAGGTGGTCCAGTCGGTGCGGGCCCGGCTGCGCCGGGAGACGCCCCGGATCCGGCGCGGCGGCACGTACCCCTTCGTGCGCGCCTTCGCCACGGTGATCGAGCGGGACGTGGTGGTCGCCGCCGTCCTGGGCGACATGCTCGCCGGCCGGACCGCCGTCTACGCCGACCTGGTGGCGTACGACGAGGTGGCCCACCACTCGGGGCCGCGCGGCCGCGACACGGACCAGGTGCTGCGCCGGCTCGACCGCGCCGTCGGCCTGATCGCCCGGGTCGCCGAGCACGCCCCGAGGCCGTACCGGATCGTGCTCCTCTCCGACCACGGGCAGAGCCCGGGGGAGACCTTCGAGGGGGCGTACGGGCTGACGCTGAAGGACCTGGTCCGGGCGGGCTGCGGGCTGCCGGTGTCGCGCCGGGTGGGCCGCACGCGCAGCGGCGCGGAGGCCCGGGACGCGGCCCGGGACGCGCTGCGCAGCGCCCTGCACCGGCCGGTGGAGACGGGTGAGGAGACCGAGCGGGAGCTGCCGGCCCGGACGTCGGAGCCGGTCGTGCTCGCCTCCGGGAACCTGGGCCTGGTGTCCTTCCCGGACGTGCCGCACCGGATGACGAAGGAGGAGATCGACCGACGCCACCCGGCGCTGCTGCGGACCCTGGCGCAGCATCCGGGGATCGGCTTCCTGCTGGTGGCGAGCGCGGAGCACGGCGCGGTGGTGCTGGCCGCGGACGGGGTGGAGGTGCCGGTGGCGGAGCTGGCCGACGACGGGCCGCTGGCCGTGTTCGGCCGGGGCGCGGCGGACGCGGTCCGGCGGACGAACGGCTTCCCGCACGTCGCCGACGTGATGGTCAACTCGATGTACGACCCGGCGACCGGCACCGTGCACGCCTTCGAGGAGCAGATCGGCTCGCACGGCGGGCTCGGCGGCGAGCAGGGGCACCCCTTCCTGCTCTCTCCGCCGGAGCTGTCGCCGCCGGTCGCGGAGGGCGAGGAGCTGGTGGGCGCGGAGCGCGTGCACCGGGTGCTGCGGCGCTGGCTGCGGGAGACCGACGGTCCGCAGGTGCCGGTGGACGGGGTGGCGGGGGCTCCGGAGATTTCCCCGTCCGGGGCCGGAGCGGAATCAGTTCTTCCGGTCGAGGGGCGGGTTCTGCCGGACAAAAACCTCTGA
- a CDS encoding amino acid permease, whose product MSTAPTAPTAPPAGTAPTAPAATGPHGGTGASGGHHARRFGLPIATALVMGNIIGGGIFLLPASVAPFGTISLVAFGILTAGALALALVFGKLARRHPKTGGPYVYAREAFGDFAGFLAAWSYWITAWVSNAALAVAAVGYLDVLVPVHQSTAATIAAALLLQWLPALANLAGTRYVGAVQLVATVLKFVPLLLVAVGGFFFFDSANLGPFRAGDDSALGAVSASAAILLFSYLGVESAAVSAGEVRDPRRNVGRATVLGTLAAAGLYLLTMVSVFGTVPHDTLVDSSAPFADSVNLMFGGSWGGTAVACMALVSMVGALNGWTLLSAQTPYAAARDGLFPQVFTVKRRGVPTAGVLVTVVLASLLTVYNYTAGPSGVFEILVLVTTFTATVPYLLSAAAQIYFLLSGQADRVQRSRLVRDTVLALAAFGFSLWLVAGSGYAAVYQGVLFLFAGVLVYAWMAARRRAAGTA is encoded by the coding sequence ATGAGCACGGCCCCCACGGCCCCGACCGCTCCCCCGGCCGGCACGGCCCCGACCGCCCCCGCGGCCACCGGCCCGCACGGCGGCACCGGCGCGAGCGGCGGACACCACGCCCGGCGCTTCGGCCTGCCGATCGCCACGGCCCTGGTCATGGGCAACATCATCGGCGGCGGCATCTTCCTCCTCCCCGCCTCGGTCGCCCCCTTCGGCACCATCAGCCTGGTCGCCTTCGGCATCCTCACCGCCGGGGCCCTCGCCCTCGCCCTGGTCTTCGGGAAGCTCGCCCGCCGCCACCCGAAGACCGGCGGCCCCTACGTCTACGCCCGCGAGGCGTTCGGCGACTTCGCCGGCTTCCTCGCCGCCTGGTCGTACTGGATCACCGCCTGGGTCTCCAACGCGGCCCTCGCCGTCGCCGCCGTCGGCTACCTCGACGTCCTCGTCCCCGTCCACCAGTCCACGGCCGCCACCATCGCCGCCGCCCTGCTCCTCCAGTGGCTGCCCGCGCTCGCCAACCTCGCCGGCACCCGGTACGTCGGCGCCGTCCAGCTCGTCGCCACCGTGCTCAAGTTCGTCCCGCTGCTGCTCGTCGCCGTCGGCGGGTTCTTCTTCTTCGACAGCGCCAACCTCGGCCCCTTCCGGGCCGGCGACGACAGCGCCCTCGGCGCGGTCTCCGCCTCCGCCGCGATCCTGCTCTTCAGCTACCTCGGCGTCGAGTCCGCCGCCGTCAGCGCCGGCGAGGTCCGCGACCCGCGCCGCAACGTCGGCCGCGCCACCGTCCTCGGCACCCTCGCCGCCGCCGGCCTCTACCTCCTCACCATGGTCTCCGTCTTCGGCACCGTCCCGCACGACACGCTGGTCGACTCCAGCGCCCCCTTCGCCGACTCCGTCAACCTGATGTTCGGCGGCTCCTGGGGCGGCACCGCCGTCGCCTGCATGGCCCTCGTCTCGATGGTCGGCGCCCTGAACGGCTGGACCCTGCTCAGCGCCCAGACCCCGTACGCCGCCGCCCGCGACGGCCTCTTCCCGCAGGTCTTCACCGTCAAGCGGCGCGGCGTGCCCACCGCCGGCGTCCTGGTGACCGTCGTCCTCGCCTCCCTGCTCACCGTGTACAACTACACGGCGGGCCCGAGCGGCGTCTTCGAGATCCTGGTCCTCGTCACCACCTTCACCGCCACCGTCCCCTACCTGCTCTCCGCCGCCGCCCAGATCTACTTCCTGCTCTCCGGGCAGGCCGACCGGGTCCAGCGGTCCCGGCTGGTCCGCGACACCGTCCTCGCCCTCGCCGCCTTCGGCTTCTCCCTCTGGCTGGTCGCCGGCTCCGGCTACGCCGCCGTCTACCAGGGCGTGCTCTTCCTGTTCGCCGGCGTCCTCGTCTACGCCTGGATGGCCGCCCGCAGGCGCGCCGCCGGCACCGCCTGA
- a CDS encoding low temperature requirement protein A, with translation MARDRGRAGLVATGDDHAVTPAELFFDLVFVYAITQVTALMAAAPSPVRMAGGMVVLALLWWCWCCFAWLGNVVRADSGGLFGVLVTVMAVVLIVSFAVPEVFADAPGGLPAPLVFVLCYGAVRVLHLVSYWLSAPGDAVLRRTLRRTALLSVLPPLVLLLIGSAYTGRAQLLLWLGAVAVDYGGIYVTGSSGWRVNSPGHFAERHGLIVIIALGESIVAMGVGVSGFPLTLAVLGAATAGLLLSAALWWLYFRQLGTGAEHRLAALDGDDRTRFARDVYTFLHLPLVAGVVLCALGMKKVLQQVADTGHYGLAEPMHGVVAWSLPGGVGVFLLGAAAIGWRSSGRPPVALAAGGVAGLLAGPLVGLVPGLVALLALAVATTGLLAVHGRRGAGAPAAVAEA, from the coding sequence ATGGCGCGGGACAGAGGCCGGGCCGGCCTGGTGGCCACGGGGGACGATCACGCGGTGACGCCCGCCGAGCTCTTCTTCGACCTGGTGTTCGTGTATGCGATCACGCAGGTCACGGCGTTGATGGCGGCGGCGCCGTCGCCGGTGCGGATGGCCGGCGGCATGGTGGTGCTGGCGCTGCTGTGGTGGTGCTGGTGCTGTTTCGCCTGGCTGGGCAATGTCGTCCGGGCCGACTCGGGCGGCCTGTTCGGGGTGCTGGTGACCGTGATGGCGGTCGTGCTGATCGTGTCGTTCGCGGTGCCCGAGGTGTTCGCGGACGCGCCGGGCGGCCTGCCGGCGCCGCTGGTGTTCGTGCTCTGCTACGGGGCGGTACGGGTGCTGCACCTGGTCTCGTACTGGCTGAGCGCGCCCGGGGACGCGGTGCTGCGCCGGACGCTGCGGCGGACCGCGCTGCTGTCGGTGCTGCCGCCGCTGGTGCTGCTGCTGATCGGCTCGGCGTACACGGGCCGGGCGCAACTCCTGCTGTGGCTGGGCGCGGTGGCGGTCGACTACGGCGGGATCTACGTCACGGGTTCGTCGGGGTGGCGGGTCAACTCGCCCGGGCACTTCGCCGAGCGGCACGGCCTGATCGTGATCATCGCGCTGGGCGAGTCGATCGTGGCGATGGGCGTCGGGGTGTCGGGCTTCCCGCTGACGCTCGCGGTGCTGGGCGCGGCGACGGCCGGACTGCTGCTGTCGGCGGCTCTGTGGTGGCTGTACTTCCGGCAGTTGGGCACGGGGGCGGAGCACCGGCTCGCGGCGCTGGACGGCGACGACCGCACCCGCTTCGCCCGGGACGTGTACACCTTCCTGCATCTGCCGCTGGTGGCGGGCGTGGTGCTGTGCGCGCTGGGCATGAAGAAGGTCCTCCAGCAGGTCGCGGACACCGGGCACTACGGGCTCGCGGAGCCGATGCACGGGGTGGTGGCCTGGTCGCTGCCGGGCGGGGTCGGCGTCTTCCTGCTGGGCGCGGCGGCGATCGGGTGGCGGAGCTCGGGGCGGCCGCCGGTGGCGCTGGCGGCCGGCGGGGTGGCCGGGCTGCTCGCGGGGCCGCTGGTGGGGCTCGTGCCGGGGCTGGTGGCGCTGCTGGCGCTGGCCGTGGCGACGACGGGGCTGCTGGCCGTGCACGGGCGCCGGGGCGCGGGCGCGCCGGCCGCCGTCGCGGAGGCGTGA
- a CDS encoding helix-turn-helix transcriptional regulator produces MTTVVSDTGVGALLRGWRERRRLSQLELALRADSSARHISFVETGRSRPSEEMILKLAEHLDVPVRDRNALLLAGGYAPRYAESTLDAPELETLREGLARLLQGYEPYPAVVVDGSYTVVAANRAIGMLLEGLPEHLLTPPMNVMRITLHPEGLAPRIRNLREWRGHLLAQMERQIAFARSEALRAVYEEVTAYPLPEPAAGGAAEDPADPEPYPYFALPLRIEHDGRVLSFVSSISTFNTPMDVTVAELAIETMLPADPATVEYLRSLSD; encoded by the coding sequence ATGACAACAGTCGTGAGCGACACGGGGGTGGGAGCGCTGCTGCGCGGCTGGCGCGAGCGGCGGCGGCTGAGCCAGCTGGAGCTGGCCCTGCGGGCGGACTCCTCGGCGCGGCACATCTCCTTCGTGGAGACGGGCCGGTCGCGGCCGAGCGAGGAGATGATCCTCAAGCTGGCCGAGCACCTGGACGTGCCGGTGCGGGACCGCAACGCGCTGCTCCTCGCGGGCGGTTACGCGCCCCGGTACGCGGAGTCGACGCTGGACGCGCCGGAGCTGGAGACGCTGCGGGAGGGCCTCGCGCGGCTGCTCCAGGGGTACGAGCCGTACCCGGCGGTGGTGGTGGACGGTTCGTACACGGTCGTGGCCGCCAACCGGGCGATCGGGATGCTCCTGGAGGGGCTGCCGGAGCATCTGCTGACGCCGCCGATGAACGTCATGCGGATCACCCTGCACCCGGAGGGCCTGGCGCCCAGGATCCGCAACCTGCGCGAGTGGCGGGGGCATCTGCTCGCCCAGATGGAGCGTCAGATCGCCTTCGCCCGCTCGGAGGCGCTGCGGGCGGTGTACGAGGAGGTGACGGCGTATCCGCTGCCGGAGCCGGCGGCCGGCGGTGCCGCCGAGGACCCTGCGGACCCGGAGCCGTACCCGTACTTCGCGCTGCCGCTGCGGATCGAGCACGACGGGCGGGTGCTGTCCTTCGTGTCGTCGATCTCGACGTTCAACACCCCGATGGACGTGACCGTCGCCGAGCTGGCCATCGAGACGATGCTCCCGGCCGACCCGGCGACGGTGGAGTACCTGCGTTCCCTCAGCGACTGA
- a CDS encoding 4a-hydroxytetrahydrobiopterin dehydratase — MPTQPLSQKEIEDRLRELPGWSVEDARLVRSYRLPDHFAATALVVHVAQVQQELNHHSDLTLGYDTVALAVSTHSAGGALTEKDFALAERVEAIAPAHGAH, encoded by the coding sequence GTGCCCACGCAGCCGCTGTCTCAGAAGGAGATCGAGGACCGACTGCGGGAGCTGCCCGGCTGGTCCGTCGAGGACGCGCGCCTGGTCCGCTCCTACCGGCTCCCCGACCACTTCGCCGCCACCGCGCTCGTCGTCCACGTCGCCCAGGTCCAGCAGGAGCTGAACCACCACTCGGACCTGACGCTCGGCTACGACACGGTCGCCCTGGCCGTCTCCACCCACTCCGCCGGCGGCGCCCTCACCGAGAAGGACTTCGCCCTCGCCGAGCGCGTCGAGGCCATCGCCCCCGCCCACGGCGCCCACTGA
- a CDS encoding class I SAM-dependent methyltransferase produces the protein MLDYETEAAHYDETRGGVPRAEAAAGAVLRLLPPGARTLLDLACGTGLVTERIARPGLRVLGADAAHAMLRTADRRLPGRVVRADARRLPFPDASLDAVCAVWLLHLVPFTGEIVAEAARVLRPGGVLAVTVDKDAAHDVGSDIDALLRPHRAAGAAHDRAGRVDALAAAHGLAPVGTATFTGHGQGATPESTARRLRAGYYASWFRGDPAATDALAAALAALPDQDRPRPAPEYRLAAYAKTV, from the coding sequence CTGCTCGACTACGAGACCGAGGCGGCCCACTACGACGAGACCCGGGGCGGCGTGCCCCGGGCCGAGGCGGCGGCCGGCGCCGTGCTGCGGCTGCTGCCGCCCGGCGCCCGCACCCTGCTCGACCTCGCCTGCGGCACCGGTCTCGTCACCGAACGGATCGCCCGGCCCGGGCTCCGCGTCCTCGGCGCCGACGCCGCGCACGCCATGCTCCGGACCGCCGACCGGCGCCTCCCGGGCCGGGTGGTCCGTGCCGACGCCCGCCGGCTGCCCTTCCCCGACGCGAGCCTCGACGCGGTCTGCGCGGTGTGGCTGCTCCATCTGGTGCCGTTCACCGGGGAGATCGTCGCCGAGGCGGCCCGGGTGCTGCGCCCCGGCGGCGTCCTCGCCGTCACCGTCGACAAGGACGCCGCCCACGACGTCGGCAGCGACATCGACGCGCTGCTGCGCCCGCACCGGGCGGCCGGCGCCGCACACGACCGCGCCGGACGCGTCGACGCCCTCGCAGCCGCCCACGGTCTCGCCCCGGTCGGCACCGCCACCTTCACCGGCCACGGCCAGGGCGCCACCCCGGAGTCCACCGCCCGCAGACTCCGCGCCGGGTACTACGCCTCCTGGTTCCGGGGCGACCCGGCCGCCACGGACGCCCTCGCCGCCGCCCTGGCGGCCCTGCCGGACCAGGACCGCCCCCGCCCGGCACCCGAGTACCGCCTCGCCGCCTACGCGAAGACGGTCTAG
- a CDS encoding ABC-F family ATP-binding cassette domain-containing protein, whose product MRARAQLSLRQVGVSFGDRRVLDQVSFTVRPGEKAVVVGENGSGKSTLLRLLDGGLAPDEGEVLVSFPGSVARLAQTLPETYPVGPDDTVQDAVDLALAELRSLEAELRAAEAGLGAAGPDELAAYGTLLDRFEERGGYRADAETAASLDALGLGHLTPDRPLATLSGGEQARLALACVLSSGAELLLLDEPTNHLDRDAVDWLRGRLAAHRGTALVVTHDRSFLTGFATTVLEVDRDRRTVLRYGDGWAGYRSAKAAERRRREQEHLEWREEVARTEELVAAAGQRLAVTGKDPRQGFGKHRRSSENKLSGQVRTARRRLEELLREPVAAPPEPLRFGGRFTGAAPGADVLVELAGIRCGDRLAVDGLRIGTGERLLVSGPNGAGKTTLLRLLAGELAPDTGVVRRTGRVGHLAQELPHSPTRRTALAVWADGRPGPPEEHAGELLALGLLREEDLPVPVAALSAGQRRRLELALLVSRPVDLLVLDEPTNHLAPALVEELEEAVAAFPGAVVAVSHDREFRARFAGRRLELAGGRVAAC is encoded by the coding sequence ATGCGCGCTCGCGCCCAGCTCTCCCTTCGTCAGGTCGGCGTCTCCTTCGGGGACCGGCGGGTCCTCGACCAGGTCTCGTTCACCGTCCGCCCCGGCGAGAAGGCCGTCGTCGTCGGCGAGAACGGCTCCGGCAAGTCCACCCTGCTCCGGCTGCTCGACGGCGGTCTGGCCCCGGACGAGGGCGAGGTCCTCGTCAGCTTCCCGGGCTCCGTCGCCCGGCTCGCCCAGACGCTGCCGGAGACGTACCCCGTCGGGCCGGACGACACGGTCCAGGACGCCGTCGATCTCGCCCTCGCCGAACTGCGGAGTCTGGAGGCCGAGTTGAGGGCGGCCGAGGCGGGCCTCGGCGCGGCGGGACCGGACGAGCTCGCCGCGTACGGAACGCTCCTCGACCGCTTCGAGGAGCGCGGCGGCTACCGCGCCGACGCCGAGACAGCCGCCTCCCTCGACGCCCTCGGCCTCGGGCACCTCACCCCCGACCGGCCGCTCGCCACCCTGTCCGGCGGCGAGCAGGCGCGGCTCGCGCTGGCCTGCGTGCTCTCCTCCGGCGCCGAGCTGCTGCTGCTCGACGAGCCGACGAACCACCTCGACCGCGACGCCGTCGACTGGCTGCGGGGGCGGCTCGCCGCACACCGGGGCACCGCGCTCGTCGTCACCCACGACCGGTCCTTCCTCACCGGCTTCGCCACGACGGTCCTGGAGGTCGACCGGGACCGGCGGACCGTGCTGCGGTACGGGGACGGCTGGGCCGGCTACCGGTCCGCGAAGGCCGCCGAGCGCCGCCGCCGCGAGCAGGAGCACCTGGAGTGGCGGGAGGAGGTGGCCCGTACCGAGGAGCTCGTCGCGGCGGCGGGGCAGCGGCTCGCGGTGACCGGGAAGGATCCGCGCCAGGGCTTCGGCAAGCACCGCCGCTCCAGCGAGAACAAGCTCTCCGGGCAGGTGCGGACGGCCCGCCGCCGACTGGAGGAGCTCCTGCGGGAGCCGGTGGCGGCGCCGCCGGAACCGCTGCGCTTCGGCGGCCGGTTCACCGGCGCCGCCCCCGGCGCGGACGTGCTCGTCGAGCTGGCGGGGATCCGCTGCGGCGACCGGCTCGCGGTGGACGGGCTGCGGATCGGGACCGGCGAGCGGCTGCTGGTCTCGGGTCCCAACGGCGCCGGGAAGACGACCCTGTTGCGGCTGCTCGCCGGTGAACTCGCCCCGGACACCGGCGTGGTCCGCCGGACGGGCCGGGTCGGGCATCTCGCGCAGGAGCTGCCGCACTCCCCCACCCGCCGGACCGCCCTCGCGGTCTGGGCGGACGGCCGGCCGGGGCCGCCGGAGGAGCACGCCGGGGAGCTGCTGGCGCTCGGCCTGCTGCGGGAGGAGGACCTGCCCGTGCCGGTGGCGGCGCTCTCGGCAGGGCAGCGCCGGCGGCTGGAACTGGCCCTGCTGGTCTCCCGCCCGGTCGATCTGCTGGTCCTGGACGAGCCCACGAACCACCTCGCGCCCGCGCTGGTGGAGGAGTTGGAGGAGGCGGTCGCCGCGTTCCCGGGCGCGGTGGTCGCGGTCTCCCACGACCGGGAGTTCCGCGCCCGCTTCGCCGGCCGCCGACTCGAACTGGCCGGCGGCCGGGTGGCCGCCTGCTGA